In Vicia villosa cultivar HV-30 ecotype Madison, WI linkage group LG7, Vvil1.0, whole genome shotgun sequence, the DNA window GGTGTTGGTCGAGCGCCTTTCTGTGAAATCTTGAAACTGAAAAGAGACAGCAAGCTATTCAATCTTCCCAAACCGTTGGTATATAACATaaagtttgaaaaagatgttGGAAAGTATGAACCTGAGTATGGGGATCTCATTTTGTTCACAGACATTAGGCCTAAGAGTGTAGATGACTTGAAGTTGAACACTCCTAAGAGTCCCTATCATATTGCTTTTGTTCTTGGTCCAAAATTGGAATCTGACCCAAAATTGGAATCTGACGAGGAAATCCTAGTAATTTCATCCAAATGCATTAACACAGATTTTGAATTTGACACGAGGGATAATCAAACGCAGAAGTTGTATGCAGTTTACCTTATGAACATGACGACAAATGTTCGGATTTGGAAAGCCTTGAACTCTGAGACGCATGGAAGTATTATTGAAAAAGTATTGCAGCCTGATCCAAATGTAAGAATCACTACTGTTTATTATGAATGAGTTTCTCTGTGTAATATATTTCTGTGCAGTGCAATTTTCACATTTGGTCAATTCCACTTTGACTTTTGAATTCAAAATAAGATTATGAATGTAACCTGTTAAATGCTTGCTTTGTATTTCAGAGTGGACAGAACTGTCAAAAATGTCTATCAGAAACAGATAGTCATGCTCCATTCATCAAGGAAGACGTGATAATAAGTTCTCAAAATCTTAATGAATCTCAACAAGATGCTGTTTTGAGCAGTATTGATATGACAAACTGTCATCATTCTGATGTCAAAATAATATGGGGACCACCGGGAACGGGGAAAACAAAAACGGTTGCATGCTTATTGTTTTCACTGCTCAAATTGAAAACCAGAACATTGACTTGTGCTCCAACTAATACTGCAGTTTTGCAGGTGGCAATTCGGTTGCATAGTTTAGTAATGGATTCACTTGAGTATGATACCTATGGTTTTGGTGAAATTTTGCTTTTTGGCAATAGTAAGAGAATGAAATTGGATTCTTACCCGGGTCTTGAAATTGTTTTTCTTGATAACCGGGTTAATAGTCTAATGAAATGCTTCAATCCCAGTACTGGATGGAGGCAAATCTTGGAATTAATGAAACGGTTGCTTAGGGATCCTCAAGAGCAGTATTTATTAGAGATATGTGCATACCGTGCTTATCGTGCATACAAGAAAAATATGGGGAATGAGGCATGGAAAGGTATTGCAGGGATAAACCAAATGGTTGAGCAAGATAAAAAGAAAAGCATCGTGACAATGGAGGAATTTGTTCAGCAGAAATACATGGATTCGtcagttgaaaagaaaagagtcATGGAAATAAGAGAGGAACTCAGGTTTTGCTCGCGAACGTTATATACACAGCTTACCAAGATTCTTGAGGGCTATAAAGAACAGCTTTTCTCAGAGAAAGATGATTTATCCTTAGATGAATTGGCAAAGGGAAAAAATAGGGATGCTTATCCTATGACATTCCAGAGATATGTGCAGAAGGCATGGAAAGAGATTGCACAGATATATGAATTGGATGAAGACGACAAGAATGCATGTGTGATGTCACTGGAAAAATTTGTAAAGATGGTATTTGAGAATTTAAGAGATATCCTTGAGGTCTTCAATCGCGCCTTATACACTCATTTACCAAAATCTTTTGTTTCCCTTGAAACTCTCAAAGCCATGTTACAAGCTCCTAATCTGTTCGAGTCTTTTGAAAATTCCCTGAGTCAGGCCATATTAAAGCCAACTATTTTTGACTTTGAAGAAAATTTTGTGTCTGATTGCTTTGGACCGTTAAGCGACAAAAGGGATGAGATACTAAGCATTCTAAGTTTGCTATCTACCTCGATTTCTTTACCTTGTATTTATAAGAGACGTGATATAGAAAATTTTTGTTTGTCAAATGCATGTCTAATTTTATGTACAGCTTCCAGTTCTGGTAAACTGTACACAGAAGGAATGACTCCGGTGGAATTTCTAGTAATTGATGAAGCTGCACAACTAAAAGAATGTGAATCTACTATTCCTTTGCAGCTGCCTGGTCTTGGCCATTGCATTCTTATAGGTGATGAGAGACAGCTTCCTGCATTGGTCAAAAGCAAGGTAattaataatttcatttttattgttatttgaactCTGAAACTTTTGCATTATTTAAAGATCGTTCGATGATATTTTGAGATTATTATATTTGTAGATTGCAGACAAGTGTGAATTCGGAAGAAGTTTGTTTGAGAGGCTGGTAAGATTGGGATACAAAAGGAAAATGCTTAATGTTCAGTATAGAATGCATCCATCCATTAGCTTATTCCCATGCAAAGAGTTCTATGATGAAAAACTTTCTAATGCGGCCATTGTAATGGAAGAAAGCTATAACAAGTGTTTCCTTGAAGGAGATATGTTTGCTTCTTATTCTTTTATAAACATAGCTGAGGGTAAAGAGAAATCTGGTCGTGGACATAGTTTGAAGAACATGGTTGAGGTTGCTGCTATATCTGAGATTATTAAAAGtcttaaaaaaggtttttattttctttctcgtACCTTTGAAAACATTAATTTTATATGAATTCTGAATTCATATCGTGTGTaacttcattttctttttcaGAGTTCATGAGAAAAAAGAAGAAGGTTAGCATTGGAATCATATCTCCATATAATGCTCAAGTCTATGAAATCAAGGAGAAAGTTAAGCAGTACACTTCGACTTCTAACTCAGAGTTTTCTGTTAGTGTGCGCTCTGTTGATGGTTTTCAAGGTGGAGAAGAAGATATTATAATAATATCAACAGTGAGATCTAACGGAAGTGGTAACGTCGGTTTTCTGTCAAACAGACAAAGAGCAAATGTGGCTATGACTAGGGCTAGGTATGTATGTTAAGTATATAATACTATTTTCAATCTTGCTAAGCTTTTTCTATGTTTAGTGAAAAGTGAGTTCATATTTTGTTCAGATATTGTCTTTGGATATTGGGGAATGCAACTACTTTAATCAACAGCGACTCTGTTTGGAGAAAGGTAGTTCTTGATGCTATGGGAAGAAATTGTTTCTATAATGCCAATGATGACAAGAAATTGGCGGGGGCGATTGAGAATGTATTGTTTGAGATCAAACTACTTGAAGAAACTGAGTCGCCGTTTAAGAAACTAAGTATAGGTGGAAAATCAACTACTTCCTACAGATGACTGAAAGAAATTTAACCTACAAATCATTTGTAATACTAGGTTATAGTTTTTCTGATTGTGATCGTATTTGTTGTTTAAGATACTTATTAATATGATGAAAAAAGTTAACTTTGTTAATTTATATGAGCAAACCAACTTTGTTGATTTATGTACTTGCATATATTCTGATTCCTGGGATTTCAATTTAAAACTAATACTGCATAATCTAAATTTCACATTAAGCTTAAATTTCAGAGCATTATAACAATCAATATTGAAAGCAACAAACTAGAACAAACTTGTTAATTCACCTAGATTTGCCGCATATGAAGGCTGCATGATGTCTCCTTGCCGACGCAACAGCCTGGTCCGACGCCATTTTCAAGATTGGCGGGGATGCTGGGAAATTGCATTGTTTATTGCACTAGGGTTTTAGATTTTGGGGGCATTTCTTTATTCGGTTGGTTTTTAGGGATAAGGGGGAATACAGGGAAAATAACTAATTTTAGATTTTGGATTTCGATTCCTTTATACCTTCCCTTCCACTCCATTCTTTACACTCCATTTCTTTTCTATTACCATAGTTTTTTTGTGTATATTATACGTATTTCTAAGACATGtgacacatatttattatttatttaactttatacACATAAAACTATAGAAATGGAAAAGAATTGGAGAGTAAGAAATGTAGTGGATTCTTACTCCTTTTCCTCTATCTTTCTCTAAACCAATATGAAAGACAGCTAATTAATTCCCGAAATATAGGTCCATAATAATCGCTAAATTTAATCTTATCTATGCTATTTTTATGACTAATTTTGTAATTATGCAAAGCCattgtaaaaataaatttaagggttaatacctattttaccccctgccatatgggccctagttgaaaaacccccctgccaaaaaaaaagtttcaaaacatgcctcataaaatttcaaaagtttgcaTTTGGACCTTTATCACGCCACATCATTAAAAAATCTGATGTGGCATTATTTTctgtaattttttaataaaattatatgcCACATCACTAAGTCATGAAATGGAATGACCTAATTACCCTTAGTCTTTTTAACTTCATAAACCCAGGTTTCTCACCCTAATTCACATTCGTTGCTGCGTTATTCTTGTTCACCCAaggtttcttcttctccttcttgtttCGTTGCTGCGTTTTCAGATTTGAGTCAACAAACTTCGTCTCTTTTCTACTCTTTTCTTCATGAGTCAACAAATTTCATCTAACTCAAGCTTATCTTCAAATGGAAGAGTAACTCCCAAATGTGGCCACAATGTGTCCATGAAGTTATTTGTTTCAAAATCGGTTTCAAATCCAGGAAGAAAATATTGGAAGTGTAAGCTGTGGGGTAAAGAAGACGACTGCAACGCATTTATTTGGGATGATGAATTTTGCGGTGTAAGAGAATTTGGGCATCTTGATGTAGGATTTGCAGAACGAATGAGCAAAATTGAGAGAGACTTTCCACTAAAGATGGAAGCCATAGAGAAAAAGATTGATGTGCTAACAAAGAAGATGAATTATCTTTTAGTTGTGTTAATTTGTctttgggttttctttctctGTTCATGTAACAAATAATTTGTCTATGTGTTAATTTGTAAGACTTCTGTTATTGAATTTAGTCCAATTTATGTTATGTTGGTTCAAGTTAACTCATGTTGGTTTATCTGACAATTAATTTGTCTGTGTTGTAATGTCTttatgaaggtgtatggttgtaTTGAAATAGACTACAATGGAAATGACATTTGTTCTGATATGAAATTCTTATGTGTTTTATTATACCAAAATATGAAATTCTCATGTGTTTTAGTTAAGCCAATACCAAGTGAACTTGGATTGATTCCAAAATATTGACAATAACAAGTACATAAATAACAACTTGGAATGGTACCAAAATGGCACATAATTAACAACTTGGATGAGTACCAAAATGTCACATAATTAAAAGCTTGGATTGGATCCAATATGTTCTAATCAGTAGGAGTTACAAAATGGCACATAATGTGCTTAACATAAGTTCAATAACACAGTACATTTGAAATCACAAAAATGGCACCAAAATGGCACTTAAAGTACATAACTTAAAGACATTAAAACAGTCAGATAGAACTTTTAACACAGCTACTGAGTCATTCTCCTAGCAATTCCCTTCCACTTCTGTTTTGAGATCTTCTTTGATGCACTCCAACCAGATCCTTCAGGTTCATCAATTGTCAATGGTACATCGGGTGTTGATCCAGGCCCACCATGTCGTTTGGCATTTCTCACCCCCTTCAAACTCTCACTGACCCTTTTTCTTGTTGGCTTCACAGGCAagacatttttctttttctttgtaggaGGTTTTTTGACACTTGCTGAAGCTGGCACTGGTTCAGTCATTGCAGCAGGCTCTGAAACAGCTAAAGGAACACTTGTTGCAGCAGCAGGTTGCATAACAGCAGGTTGTGTGGGGTTATCAACTTGTGATGTTTGTTCTTCAAAGAGAGACATCATATCATTAAGCAATGCATCCAACTCTGGGTCTTCAATCACAGATGGAACTGCCTCAGTTTGAGCCTCAGTTGGAGCTGCCTCAGTTGGAGCTGCCTCAGTTGGAGCTGCCTCAGTTGGAGCCGGCTCTTGTACATGTTTTCTTGATACTTTGGTCCTGGGTGTCTTCCTCTGCATTCATTATCAAACATCATAACatataatttgtcaaatataagaACATATAAAGACATGAATTGTGAGGGAATACCTTTCTCTTGAGTGCATTAGGATTTTGCTCAGTAGCTTGACACTTCCTAGAATTGTGGCCCAATTTGTCACACTTTGTGCATCTATAGGATACACCTACCCTTCTCATCCTTGATCCACTCTCATCCAACTCTCTAAACCTCAGTTTCTTAGGCCTTCCAGGTCCCTTCTTGTATTGTGGTGGCAACAAATTTTCAGCATCCACAGTGGGCCACATGTCCATGCCATTTATTGGactaacattgttttcataacatGCCCTATAAGCATCTCTCATGTAACAAGGATCAACATACTTTTCAGGATCTAAATTCTGATATTGCAAGGCAGAAACAGCATGTCTACAAGGTATGCCTACAAGATCCCAAAAGCAACAAGTGCAACTTTTCTTCCCAATGTCAACAACAAACTGCAACCCATTATATGGGTGATGAACTTGCCACAAATCACCACTACTCCATGTAGGCAGCCATTCTCCACTAAAATGAGTTTCCTTGTCAAGCCTTTTCCTAGGATTAGGCATGACATTATGGTTCCACTTATCAAGCTTCACAATACTATTAGCAATCCTATTCATGACATAGTTCCTAATCCATTCTACCATAGTGAGTATTGGTTTATCCCTAGCTTGTAATATGGTACTATTGAAAGATTCACTCAAGTTATTCATCAAAACATCACACTTAGGGTAAAATGAAAAAGAATGCTTACACCACAGTTTTGTTGGCACTCCCATCAACCAATCCCATGCCTTCTTGTCAAGTTGCTTAAGctcattcatcttcttctcccAAGCCTGGAAGTATGTGGCCTTGGCAGCCCCCATTAAAAGGTCCCTAATGGCAGCTCCACCACCAAATTTCTTCTTGAAATTTGCATACAGATGTCTGAGGCACACCCTATGTTCTATCTGTTCAAACATCTCCTCAAAAACACTAACAAGCCCCTAAAACCAGCATAAGCACACAACAGAAAAAGAACAACATTAGCACTATACTATAGAAATGAATCAATTAGTACTATACCATAAAAATGAATAACAAACACATAATGTACCTTTTGTTGATCTGATATAAAAACATACTTTCTCTCAGATCCAATGTCTTCCATCAGCAATTGCATAAACCATCTCCAGCTTTCCTTTGTCTCGGTCTCCACCACACCAAATGCCAAAGGATAATATTGGTCATTTGGGTCCCTTGCTACAGCAATTAACAGTTGACCTCCATATTGTGTCTTAAGATGACACCCATCTACACCTATAAATGGTCTACAACCATGGGTAAACCCTTTCTTGCAGCCATCCAAACAGAAATAAAACCTCCCAAATCTTGGTGGTAGTGTTGGATGTGGTCTCTCAGTGTTTATCTTGACAGTATTACCAGCACAATGGTTTCTCAACTCAGCTGCATAACTCCACAACATATTATACTGTTCCTTTGCATCACCTTCAATTATTTCATCAGCAATAGCTTTTGCTCTCCAAGCTTTTCCTTTGGTGATGCCTACTGCGCATTTCTGTCTAAGCTCAGCCATAATTTCAGACAACTTTACTTTCCCTTGTGATTTCCTCTTTTCAACCACTAACTTAGAAACCCACTTGGAATTGGCAGACTTGTTATTTAATACCCTTGCACATGTGTGGGTCCCCACCCAAGTCTTTATCtggtattgtcataccccaaatttgtcctaccccttaactcctaactggcttaggctttgcattcatgtacatacatcatttaggtcataatccatacccatgcattcatgcCATATGTGCTATTCAAAAgactagcaagaaaaagctttcCTGGCAGAGGGTTTCCCACCAAATGTGTGGATCTGAGGTGTAATCAGGTGACTctttgttcattgaagtcctcctggattgggtgTCTCCCTGCTttaaatcagggcattgattgaagagtgcaagcttgcaaatcatccggttccttaaatcagggttctttgaccaaagtcaaccagttgactttcgggTCAAATCAGGAATGGCTTCTACGTGTGAAAAACTTCTCAGGCTGGCCTTGTGGAGGTGTTTGTTTGACTAGAATTgattggaagagatttaatcgggaatttcatcaatagtcggaaaagtcggaacaattgacttttgggtcaaaatcgggaaaattattcaaatattgacttttggtggaaaattaatcaagaaaagtcggagaatggataaaatcaggagtttggcaaaaagttgccaaaaatagaaaaatgacaaaaatggaaggtttcaacacttagaaattttttgaaggtcttaaatcttgatgagcagtccacttcagccctgatttgcacgtggcaaatggcattttttggaaaaatccccaacatcaaagttgttcctctcatggaggagaacaactttgtagttggacactttttcatctgAAGCTTTTATGAAGAATTAAAGTGGTTTGAAGTCACTGAAAATCATCCAATCCAAGtcacaatccaggtcacaagtcaggtcatgacctggcattttaacaaacacatggcatgccaaatctcttgCTAATTTTAGGGCTCTACAAAAGTGTCATGGAAGCAAACTTGGTATGCTTCATTTCTTTGCCATGACCTCTATGTAATGCAACAAGATTTGGGTCAATTGGTTGGATATTGAATCATTTAGAAGCTTCCAAAGTCACCTCCTCGCTAAGCCTAAGTCACGCATCCGGCCAGGCAAGAAATCTGAGTCACGCGCCAGCATTTTGTCAAACAGATGGCGCGCCAAATCTAAGGTCAATTCTAAGGAATTTAAGAGAGTATTTTAAGCTGATTCTAATGTAAATATGTTCTACTCCATGGCTTCTTTCATTTGACACTAATGTCAAAAATTTTGACTAAGTGTGGATTGATGTGTAAAGCATTAAAGTGGGTTACTCGAGAAGGCATCTGAGTTAGACATAAGGGCAAGTCAGCATGCACATATGATCAAGTGGTCAGGGCCTCTTTTCATGGACatttttgaatgagttccaggcAGTATTTCGTGacaattccaacatcaaagttcctCTCCCTAATTCCCTCTTCTTGTAGAACTTGAACTGGCATCATATAGTGGATCATGAGGAGACTTATGGGCATGGAAAGTCGATACCATAGATGGTTCATGCAAGCAAGACACTAAGAAGTTGTTGTAAGACAAAAGCCATTTATTCATTACCCTATACAACCATGCAAGTACTGCACATGTGAAAGCACACATAAACTTGCCATTTACAACAACTTGTTCATTAAGCTTCATGAGTCACACTATGCTACACTCACCCTCACCATACAATACATGAGGTCACACTATAAAAGCACAAATCCTTCACAAAACTAGGGGACTCTCATCATTCCATTTTTCAGAAAAAAGCTTTCTCTCTTCACTCTCATTTTTCCCTCGGTTCATACTCTCTCTGTTCAGAAAGTTTGTTACATAttgtaacaaactctaacaaactCTCCCACCATCAATCTTCACCATCCATCTTCAACCTTCATCATTGACCTCAACCATCTTCTGAAAACTCCATCACCACTACAACAGCAACCAcgttttcatcttcatcaaacttcCATAGATCTCATCATCTAACCAGAAGCATCATCATCGTTATCACATCGTGTGCGAAGCAAGATTCAAGTCCTCAAatttctgagtttatttctcggaAATCACCTGAAGCCATTGACATCAACGAAGCGTATCTGAGAGTGCAAGGATCGCGAATTTTCTTCGAAGATCTTGATTCAAACTTCTGAGCGAGTAAGTAATTCTGAAACCTCATAGCATGCTAGTAGCGTGTACGTGCATCTGGCTAAGTTCTTCATGCTAGTTCGTACGTTTaagatgatgattcttgaattgccTCATTTTATATGCAATACTGATTATTCGTGTGCCTGAACCTAGAATTTGAGATGTATGAATGCTTAGGACTATCCTCGTCTGAGGCGCATGCGTTTTGGTTAGGTTCTTGATAATTAGGGCATTAGATTCGTATTCGGTTTGAGTGATAGAGAGAGTATTAATGAAAACCGAGCGCGGATCTGGACTCAGTGCTGAAAACCGGGTAGAAAGGCATAAGCTTTTATCATTTCTGGGAGATTCCATCTCCTTCCGCAGCCACCgtggccggagaagacgaccggaggctGCGCTCCGGCGTCTCTGTGTGTGCATGAAACTTTATCCCTCTGTCCTACGTGGCTGATCTCTATTGGCCCTCATTTCCCATTATATTGCCATTTTGTTTTGTTCATATGATGAGCTTATGGCGTGGAAAGATTTGATTGGCTCAGACTGTGTTTTTTGTCTCTTCTGACTTAAATGGTATGTGACCAATTGATATGTGTGTTAGGTGTcacgttttttttcttttaattcacaccttataataaatattgtatGATGTAATAACATTGCATGCtgagaaaataaaatgaataaatggATTAGAAGATGGTGAAAAGAATGAATGTTGGGCCACGATTTCCTGAGCCCATACGACATTTTCGGAGTACACCTGTGCTTTGCTAATACGCCCCACTTGCCAAGACTGGGCCTGAGTGCTTTTGTTATCCCCACCCCCTGTTCTGGACCCAGTCTTGCGTATAACTTTTTGTTAGCCCATATTAACTGCTGTTGCACCCCCCCTACAGTATAGATTAGAGTTTCCTTTTAATTTTGGTTTTGCTCCTATTGTTAGCTCTTAATTCCGATTTTTAAGCCAAGTAAAAAACGCATAGAATCAATATTAGATATTAGTTCATTCCACAATAATTTTCTTACTTTTAGTTGACAAAACATGATGAAACCTTTaatatttgttagatttttaggtgatctTTGACATAGAAAAGctcataaaaataagtagatcttaggttaattttgacattaatcttttgacttctccttcataaaaacaataaaaatactagtttaggcttattagaatgtaggttctttaagtgcaatttagacttgaattagaattcccctaacactaaaaactcataaaaaatagtagtattttagtgtaattttgcatcaatgcttgaattgttttgtgcTAGTTCCATGTTATCTTTGTATGAtacttgtgtgattttattgcttgtatttttggccatattttttgcctattttgttaatacccttttaatgcttcttttagaatctacccctatgttaacattaggatttagacttgtatagacaacttagactagaatttagatatagttccccattgcattctttttcttttcaactctttagaacattaataaaaggaagatgcgaatcacattaagcaagtgatagagaaatgagtgggattcattccctaatctatttctcgatcacttagtggcatagaaacgagtgggattcattccctaatttgtttctcggccactacttagtgggagagaaacgagtgggattcattccctaatctgtttctcaaacattaattaatgggagagaaatgagtgagattcattctctaatctgtttctcaaacattacataatgggatggaagtgagtgggattcattccctgatctgcttctcgatcattatacattttatgtgattcgaatcgcgaagtaaactcccttaaaaaaaaatacacaaccaaaaacactttaaaacatctaacaatggttcagactaaaacaaagtagagaaagtggtgagtggcccggtattgggtactgttcatcactcatctaccctaaaagacacaaaccaatctctttcttcttcttaagggcatcgttatctccgttccattgcatcctaggctgtccccttgtgcaagaacgcgagcgttaacgccgcccaaataaaaaacacaaaaacaaacagaaaatcgtgagccgagctacggtaactctgattcctgaaaaggatacgtaggcagcggggtagggcccgtgcgagtacaattctttattttccctacattttgcattcatttcgcatttagacatagacatagttatacaccctttagatagaaacaaacataggtggataccatcgagtacgatgggcgcgaggggtgctaataccttccccttgcgtaaccgactcccgtaccttgattctctggtcgcaagaccctgttccttcctttcccaggttgtctgatattcctttcccttatgggataaatatattggtggcgactctgttcatttttcgcgagcgtgcgacagctggcgact includes these proteins:
- the LOC131619395 gene encoding uncharacterized protein LOC131619395; translation: MAELRQKCAVGITKGKAWRAKAIADEIIEGDAKEQYNMLWSYAAELRNHCAGNTVKINTERPHPTLPPRFGRFYFCLDGCKKGFTHGCRPFIGVDGCHLKTQYGGQLLIAVARDPNDQYYPLAFGVVETETKESWRWFMQLLMEDIGSERKYVFISDQQKGLVSVFEEMFEQIEHRVCLRHLYANFKKKFGGGAAIRDLLMGAAKATYFQAWEKKMNELKQLDKKAWDWLMGVPTKLWCKHSFSFYPKCDVLMNNLSESFNSTILQARDKPILTMVEWIRNYVMNRIANSIVKLDKWNHNVMPNPRKRLDKETHFSGEWLPTWSSGDLWQVHHPYNGLQFVVDIGKKSCTCCFWDLVGIPCRHAVSALQYQNLDPEKYVDPCYMRDAYRACYENNVSPINGMDMWPTVDAENLLPPQYKKGPGRPKKLRFRELDESGSRMRRVGVSYRCTKCDKLGHNSRKCQATEQNPNALKRKRKTPRTKVSRKHVQEPAPTEAAPTEAAPTEAAPTEAQTEAVPSVIEDPELDALLNDMMSLFEEQTSQVDNPTQPAVMQPAAATSVPLAVSEPAAMTEPVPASASVKKPPTKKKKNVLPVKPTRKRVSESLKGVRNAKRHGGPGSTPDVPLTIDEPEGSGWSASKKISKQKWKGIARRMTQ